The DNA segment CCCCAATGCTCGGCGCACCCTCGATGGTGCGAACCGGCGATCGACCCGCTGAAGAGCGAGGAGCTTGTCCAGGATCCTCGGCTCGGCGACCGGCCGGCGACGGCAACTCTGTGGCGCTCGATTGGTTGCACGGAGTTCCGCACCTCCGAGGAGGCACCTCCCGATGGTTGGAAGGTCCTCGGACGACGGTGAGCGCTGGCGCCCGATCCCATGAGAACCCGTAGCTCCCGCGCGCTCATCCCTCCGGCGGCCGGTTCGGCAGAATCTCCCAACCCACAACGACTTGCAGCGGAAATCGCACCGTCGCGGGTGCACCCCGCGATGTTTGCGCGGCGAGGCTCGACGTCCTCGCCGTTTTTCGGCGGCTTGCCTGCCGGCTCCAATTGTCTATATTGTCCTATGACACTGGGACACTTCCGATGGACCTGGCTCACCTCGATGCCCAAAGCCCGGTGCCGCTCTACCGGCAGCTCGCCGAGAGAATCGAGCGGCTGATCGCCACCGGCGCCCTCGCGGCCGGCGATCGAATCCCGACGGTTCGTGAACTCGCGGCCCGGGCGCGCGTCAACCGGAACACCGCCGCCCGCGCGATTCAACTCCTCGAATCGGAAGGGCTCGTCCGGACCCGGGTCGGTTCCGGCACGTTCGTGGCGGATGGCGCGAAGGACGCGGGACGCGCGGCCCTTCTGCGCGCGATCGACCGGGCTTTCGACCGGCTGATCCGCGACGCGGCGGCTGCCGGCCTACCGCTCGACTCGCTCGCGTCCCGGCTCCACCGGCGCGTGGAGCTTTTCCGGCGCTGCGAGGAGGCAAGCCGTCCTGCCGGTGAGGAGGACCGATGACCGATCTCGCCGTTCGATTCTCGCATGTCCAACGCCGATACGGCCGGGTCGTCGCGCTCGACGATGTGGACCTCGAAGTTCCGCGGGGTGTCGTGCTCGGTCTGGTAGGCCGCAACGGTTCCGGGAAGACCACGACGCTTCGCCTGATCTCGGGCCTGCTCCATCCCGACCGCGGAAAGATCGAGGTGCTCGGTTTCGATCCCGTCAGCTCCGGGCTCGAGGTTCGGCGGCGCGTGAGCTACATGCCGGAGGAGTCCGCACTCTATCCCTGGATGACGGTCGACGAACTTCTGCGCTTCGCCGGCCGCACGCATCCTCGCTGGGATGCCGACCTCGCCGCGCGGTTGGCGCGGAGACTCGATCTTCCCGGTGGCGCGCGGGTCGGCACGCTGTCCCGAGGGATGCGGGCGAAGGCCGCACTCGTTGCAGCCGCGGCCTGCCGCTGCGAGCTGCTGCTTCTCGACGACCCGGCATCCGGACTGGATCCGCTCGTCAGGCGGGAAATTCTCGAGGCCATCCTGGAGGCGATCCCCGCCGAGGGCGGCACCGTCGTCTTCGCTTCGCATCTCATCCAGGACATCGAGCGCGTGGCGGACCACGTCGTGTTGCTCGATGGCGGACGCGTCCGGCTCCAGGAAAGCGTCGAGCGGCTCAAGGCCCATTTCCGGCGCGCCACGGCGGTCTTCGCGGATGAGGCGCCATCCGATCCCGCTCCGCTCACTGACCTGCTCGAGTGGCGGGCGGAGGGTCGGACGCTGTCGCTGATCGCCCGTTCCCGCAATGGCGAGCTCAGATCGCGGCTCCGCGCACTTGGCGCCACACACGTCGACATCGAACCTCTCGCGCTCGAAGACATCGTGATCGCGACGCTGCGCGGTCGCAGCTCGTCCGGAGATCGGCTATGACTCGTGCCTTGGTGTGGAAAGAATGGACTCAGTTTCGCACGCTGCGTGCTCTGGGCGTTGGTCTGGCGCTGGCGTTTCCGCCGTTCGTCTTCGTGCTCGCTGCAGCGGGGCGCCACGGCTGGCTGCCAGGCTTGGCCCGCGCGATCGGCGACCGTGAGCTGCATCTCTCGATCGTTCCGGGGGCTCTCGCGCTCGGTCTGTGGCCATTGTGGGCGACCCTGGCCGCGATTCAGTCCTTTTCCGCCGAACGGGCAGGGGGCACTGAGATCTTCCTGCTCGCCCGGCCGGTTTCCCGCAAACGGCTTTGGGCGATCCGGCTGTCGGTCGTCGTCGCCTCGACCCTCGCGATCGCCCTCTTGTCGACCCTTGCCTGGGTGGTGCTCGCACGCATCGCCGGCGGTTTCTCCCCCGCGACGACCTTGCTCTCGATCGTGGAGTGGCTGCGACCGGCCGGCGAGCTCCTGATCCTGGGCATCGGCTGCGGTGCGCTCGCGGCGTCGTCGGGGCTCTCCTCCATGGGTGCTCTAGCCGGAGCCGCGCTGCTTGGCGGTTTCGCCGCAGCCGTTTCTGTCGCTGGAGGGGCGCTGTTCGTGCCGGTGCATCCGGCGGGACTCGGCCTGCAGGAGTGGATCGCTCTGGCGCTCGCGGCGGTGTTCCTCGGGACGTCCTTTACGATGCAATCCTCCGGGGAACCCCTCGGCCGGGGCCGCTGGGTACGCGGTGCCGCCACCCTGGCAGTCGGGCTCTCGCTCACCGCCGCCGGGACGCTCGTCGCGGTCCCTCTCCAACTCCGGCGGCAGGCGTCCGTCTTCGAAATTGACACGGAGGTCTTCCCGTCGCCGGACGGGGAAAGGGCCGTCGTCCTCACCAGGAGCGGCGCCTGGCTGCTCGACGTGCCCAGCGGCAGAAAGCTGGCGTTCTTTCCCGGAGCGAGCTCCTTCGACTGGAACCGCGACGGAAGCTTGTTTGCCTTCCTGTCCGATGTGGGCCCTTTCGGCATGAAGTCCTCCGCCGAGCAGTTGCGGATCTCCGACCGGGACGGCCGACTCGTGCGGCCACCCGTGCATCTCGAGCCCCTCGACACATGGCGTGAGCTCCGGTGGGCCGAGGGCACGGTGCTGCTGCAGGCCAGCACGTGGTCCCAGG comes from the Acidobacteriota bacterium genome and includes:
- a CDS encoding GntR family transcriptional regulator is translated as MDLAHLDAQSPVPLYRQLAERIERLIATGALAAGDRIPTVRELAARARVNRNTAARAIQLLESEGLVRTRVGSGTFVADGAKDAGRAALLRAIDRAFDRLIRDAAAAGLPLDSLASRLHRRVELFRRCEEASRPAGEEDR
- a CDS encoding ABC transporter ATP-binding protein, which produces MTDLAVRFSHVQRRYGRVVALDDVDLEVPRGVVLGLVGRNGSGKTTTLRLISGLLHPDRGKIEVLGFDPVSSGLEVRRRVSYMPEESALYPWMTVDELLRFAGRTHPRWDADLAARLARRLDLPGGARVGTLSRGMRAKAALVAAAACRCELLLLDDPASGLDPLVRREILEAILEAIPAEGGTVVFASHLIQDIERVADHVVLLDGGRVRLQESVERLKAHFRRATAVFADEAPSDPAPLTDLLEWRAEGRTLSLIARSRNGELRSRLRALGATHVDIEPLALEDIVIATLRGRSSSGDRL